One genomic region from Sphingobacterium multivorum encodes:
- a CDS encoding TolC family protein: MNTKSRARKIGFYLTLCFFTLFCNQTYGQDSINSRKISIEKLFELAIHNHPNLIVSASAVSIAQQKTEVAKLRRLPEISASASAFYLGNAALIDKDLSGSEKVPLPHFGNNYALEAKELIWKGGVVKNSIKASSLGEELAELDHKNEEQNIKILVLGYYLDLFKLKNQEAVYNQNIELAHKRLDLTEKLYKQGMITKNDVIRNQLQISELELAKEVIQNNRKILNDELIVALGLPEGTVIEPDDKLLNSSFQLTDLASLKQDAYVFSPGLQLAAKEAELLQTEKAITKSERSPALSLFAGNSLVKPITNVMPVIDKYMNTWNTGISLNYTISSLYTTGKKLKLNDLQIEKNEKYTSALKQKTSVAVNTAYIKYNEAYSQRKTLEYNKALADENYRIIEKKYLNQLALIVDIMDASNSKLEAELKYTNAEINIVYAYYKLLKETGKI; encoded by the coding sequence ATGAATACAAAGTCAAGAGCCCGAAAAATAGGTTTTTACTTGACGTTATGCTTCTTTACATTATTTTGCAATCAAACATACGGTCAAGACAGCATAAACAGCCGAAAAATATCAATTGAAAAACTGTTCGAACTTGCTATCCATAATCACCCAAATCTTATTGTTTCGGCGTCGGCCGTAAGTATCGCCCAACAAAAAACGGAAGTTGCAAAATTAAGAAGGCTTCCCGAAATCAGTGCTTCAGCATCGGCTTTTTACCTCGGCAACGCTGCGTTGATCGACAAAGACCTTTCGGGGTCGGAAAAAGTCCCCTTACCCCATTTCGGTAACAACTATGCATTGGAAGCGAAAGAACTTATCTGGAAGGGCGGTGTCGTAAAAAATAGCATCAAAGCATCCTCGCTGGGCGAAGAACTGGCTGAATTGGACCATAAAAATGAAGAACAGAACATTAAAATTTTGGTTTTAGGCTATTACCTTGATCTATTTAAACTGAAAAATCAAGAAGCTGTCTACAATCAAAATATTGAGCTTGCGCACAAGAGACTGGACCTGACGGAAAAATTATATAAACAGGGCATGATCACCAAAAATGATGTTATCCGCAACCAATTGCAAATATCCGAGTTGGAGTTAGCCAAAGAGGTGATTCAGAACAATCGGAAAATCCTGAATGACGAGCTTATAGTCGCATTAGGGCTACCGGAGGGCACAGTAATTGAGCCGGATGACAAACTATTAAACAGCAGTTTTCAGCTGACAGACCTCGCGAGCTTAAAACAAGACGCGTATGTATTCAGCCCGGGCCTTCAGCTCGCGGCCAAGGAAGCCGAACTTTTGCAGACAGAAAAAGCTATTACAAAATCAGAGCGATCCCCTGCCCTCAGCCTATTCGCGGGAAACAGTCTTGTGAAACCTATCACCAATGTGATGCCGGTCATCGACAAGTATATGAATACCTGGAATACCGGTATCTCCCTGAATTATACGATTTCTTCACTCTACACGACAGGAAAAAAGCTTAAACTAAATGATCTACAAATTGAAAAGAACGAAAAATACACAAGTGCTCTGAAACAAAAAACCAGCGTCGCTGTTAATACTGCATACATTAAATACAATGAGGCCTACTCACAACGCAAGACGCTGGAATACAATAAAGCCCTTGCAGATGAGAACTATCGTATTATTGAGAAAAAGTATTTGAACCAATTGGCGTTGATCGTCGATATCATGGATGC
- a CDS encoding helix-turn-helix domain-containing protein, whose amino-acid sequence MNEIELIDQSEFPAKGEDYYYHPLWTTCILLYRGSMQVNSNGTPTDLQAGNILFIGYNKYYSFTTISTNAVFKILHYDRNFSNRIRLSISRYDAYRLINSNRSTPFTPAANDFEAIWTLLTTLHSNRKKPIDPKKDFLQKANINIFMAIIYLLADVIYTAGESSGKARNKRKEEITVHFLQLIADHYKTQRDLAFYADRLHISIKYLSISVKEITQESPSEIISNWLVTEARAQLTISTKTINQISQEFNFSDQYAFSKFFKKHVGITPKLFREQQANLVTN is encoded by the coding sequence ATGAATGAAATAGAACTTATAGATCAATCGGAATTTCCTGCGAAGGGAGAAGACTACTACTATCACCCCTTATGGACGACTTGTATACTGCTGTATAGAGGCTCTATGCAGGTCAATAGCAATGGTACGCCCACCGACCTTCAAGCCGGTAACATCCTGTTTATCGGATACAATAAGTACTATAGCTTTACGACAATCAGTACCAATGCTGTTTTTAAAATACTCCATTATGACCGGAATTTTTCCAATAGAATACGCTTGTCAATCAGTCGGTACGATGCTTATCGATTAATTAATTCCAACCGCTCCACACCCTTTACTCCTGCCGCCAACGATTTTGAAGCTATTTGGACATTGTTAACCACTTTACATAGCAACCGTAAAAAACCAATCGATCCGAAGAAGGATTTCCTCCAAAAAGCCAATATCAATATTTTTATGGCGATTATCTACCTTTTGGCCGATGTGATCTATACCGCTGGTGAAAGCTCCGGAAAGGCACGCAACAAGAGAAAGGAAGAAATTACCGTCCATTTTTTACAGCTTATCGCCGATCACTACAAAACGCAGCGCGATCTCGCATTCTACGCCGACCGCCTCCACATCTCCATCAAATACCTTTCGATCAGCGTCAAGGAGATTACACAAGAATCGCCCTCGGAAATTATCAGTAACTGGCTAGTCACAGAAGCTAGAGCGCAGCTCACCATTTCTACCAAAACAATCAACCAGATCTCACAAGAGTTTAATTTTTCAGATCAATATGCTTTTAGCAAGTTTTTCAAAAAACATGTCGGCATAACACCTAAGCTATTTCGTGAACAACAGGCAAATCTTGTTACCAATTGA
- a CDS encoding aldo/keto reductase yields MKTFKLNNGVEIPAIGFGTWQIPEGDEAYQAVKEALAAGYTHIDTAAIYGNEKSVGKAIKDSGIDRNSLFITTKLWNTERGYDKTIAAFEKSLSDLQLDYLDLYLIHWPANETQFANWSDINADTWRAFEQLYKEGKVRAIGVSNFPKDYLAKLLESATIIPAVNQIEFHPGYLQQDTVALCQSNDILVQAWSPLGSGRILQDETLVALAKEKNTSVGQLCIKFALSQGILPLPKSTNPDNIKRNLAIDDFELTASDIKTILDLPEMGFSGSDPKKVAF; encoded by the coding sequence ATGAAAACATTCAAATTGAACAATGGAGTTGAAATTCCGGCAATTGGATTTGGAACCTGGCAAATTCCTGAGGGCGACGAAGCTTATCAGGCAGTTAAAGAAGCACTTGCCGCTGGATATACACATATTGATACTGCGGCCATATATGGCAACGAAAAGAGTGTTGGAAAAGCGATAAAAGACAGTGGTATCGATCGTAATTCGCTGTTTATCACAACAAAACTCTGGAATACCGAGCGTGGATACGATAAGACAATTGCTGCATTCGAAAAATCACTCAGCGATCTACAATTGGATTACCTCGATCTTTACCTGATTCATTGGCCTGCCAACGAAACGCAATTTGCAAACTGGTCTGACATCAACGCCGATACCTGGCGGGCTTTTGAGCAGCTCTACAAAGAGGGGAAAGTTAGAGCGATCGGCGTGAGTAATTTCCCCAAAGACTACCTCGCCAAATTACTGGAGTCAGCGACAATCATCCCTGCAGTGAACCAAATTGAATTTCATCCGGGTTACCTTCAGCAAGATACTGTGGCACTCTGCCAATCCAATGACATCCTTGTTCAGGCTTGGTCACCCCTGGGTTCGGGCAGAATATTACAGGATGAAACCCTCGTTGCACTGGCTAAGGAAAAGAATACTAGTGTTGGACAACTCTGTATCAAATTTGCTTTATCTCAGGGTATCTTGCCGCTGCCAAAATCAACCAATCCCGATAATATTAAAAGAAATTTAGCGATCGACGATTTTGAGCTGACAGCAAGCGATATCAAAACTATCCTCGATTTACCTGAAATGGGGTTTTCCGGATCGGACCCTAAAAAAGTCGCTTTTTAA
- a CDS encoding NADP-dependent isocitrate dehydrogenase, whose protein sequence is MSNKSKIVWTKTDEAPLLATYSFLPIVQAITATADIDVELRDISLAGRILASFPEFLKEDQKIADALAELGQLATTPEANIIKLPNISASIPQLKGAIAELQQAGYAVPNYPDEATTEEEKSAKAKYAKVLGSAVNPVLREGNSDRRAPKAVKNYAKANPHKMGAWAKDSKTKVASMTSGDFYGSEQSVTVENEGQFKIEFVDEQGAVTELKGLSPLKAGEVIDSSTLSLTALKAFVADAIAEAKAAGVLLSAHLKATMMKVSDPIIFGAVVETYFADVFAQYGDLFKELGINKNNGLGEVYAKIAGHAKEAEVKAAIDAAIANGPALAMVNSDKGITNFHVPSDVIIDASMPAMIRIGGKMWNKDGQEEDTIAMVPDRCYAGVYEATIEDCKEHGALDPKTMGSVPNVGLMAQKAEEYGSHDKTFQAAGNGVIRVVDAAGNVFMEQKVETGDIFRMCQTKDAPIQDWVKLAVNRARLSETPAIFWLDENRAHDREIIKKVEKYLPNFDTTGLDIRILSPIDATKFSLERIRKGEDTISVTGNVLRDYLTDLFPILEVGTSAKMLSIVPLMNGGGLFETGAGGSAPKHVEQFLQEGYLRWDSLGEFLALGASLEHLSQTQNNPKALVLAETLDEATEKFLANDKSPARRVGQIDNRGSHFYLTLYWTQALAAQTKDAELAEKFATVATVLTDNEAKINEELIAAQGHAQNIGGYYFPNDELAAKAMRPSETLNNAISSI, encoded by the coding sequence ATGTCAAACAAATCAAAAATTGTTTGGACAAAAACAGATGAAGCTCCTTTATTAGCGACTTATTCGTTTTTGCCTATCGTTCAAGCGATTACAGCTACAGCTGATATCGATGTTGAATTGAGAGATATCTCTTTAGCAGGCCGTATTCTTGCTAGCTTTCCAGAATTTTTAAAAGAAGATCAAAAAATTGCTGATGCATTGGCTGAGTTGGGTCAGTTGGCAACAACTCCTGAAGCAAACATCATTAAATTACCGAATATCTCCGCGTCGATTCCGCAGTTAAAAGGTGCTATCGCTGAATTACAGCAAGCAGGCTACGCTGTTCCAAACTATCCTGATGAAGCGACAACAGAAGAGGAAAAGTCAGCTAAAGCGAAATATGCCAAAGTATTGGGTTCTGCGGTAAATCCTGTATTACGTGAAGGAAATTCAGATCGCCGTGCACCTAAAGCGGTGAAGAACTATGCAAAAGCAAACCCACATAAAATGGGTGCTTGGGCGAAAGATTCTAAAACAAAGGTTGCTTCAATGACTTCAGGTGATTTCTATGGCTCAGAGCAGTCTGTAACCGTAGAAAATGAAGGTCAATTTAAAATTGAGTTTGTTGATGAGCAAGGTGCAGTAACAGAATTAAAAGGACTTTCGCCATTGAAAGCGGGTGAAGTTATTGATTCTTCAACGTTGAGTTTAACAGCATTGAAAGCTTTTGTAGCAGATGCTATCGCTGAAGCGAAAGCGGCAGGTGTATTGTTGTCTGCACATTTAAAGGCAACAATGATGAAAGTTTCTGATCCGATTATCTTTGGTGCTGTTGTTGAAACTTATTTTGCAGATGTTTTTGCGCAATATGGCGATTTATTCAAAGAGCTGGGTATCAATAAAAATAACGGCTTAGGTGAGGTTTATGCTAAAATAGCAGGCCATGCGAAAGAGGCTGAAGTGAAAGCTGCTATCGACGCTGCTATCGCAAACGGCCCTGCTTTAGCGATGGTAAATTCGGATAAAGGCATTACAAATTTCCACGTGCCTTCTGATGTTATTATTGACGCTTCTATGCCAGCAATGATCCGTATTGGTGGTAAAATGTGGAATAAAGACGGTCAAGAAGAAGATACTATCGCGATGGTTCCTGATCGTTGTTACGCTGGCGTTTACGAAGCAACAATTGAAGACTGTAAGGAGCATGGTGCCTTAGATCCTAAAACAATGGGTTCTGTGCCAAACGTAGGTTTGATGGCGCAAAAAGCTGAGGAATACGGATCCCATGATAAAACTTTTCAAGCTGCAGGAAACGGCGTTATTCGCGTGGTGGATGCTGCAGGAAATGTTTTCATGGAGCAAAAAGTGGAGACAGGTGATATCTTCCGTATGTGTCAAACGAAAGATGCACCAATTCAAGACTGGGTGAAATTGGCTGTGAATCGTGCTCGTTTATCTGAAACTCCAGCTATATTCTGGTTAGATGAAAACCGTGCACATGATAGAGAAATCATCAAAAAAGTAGAAAAATACCTGCCAAACTTTGATACAACTGGTTTGGATATTCGTATTTTATCTCCGATTGATGCGACGAAATTCTCTTTGGAACGTATTCGTAAGGGCGAAGATACCATTTCAGTAACTGGTAACGTGTTGCGTGATTATTTGACGGATTTATTCCCGATCTTAGAAGTGGGTACATCAGCTAAAATGTTGTCTATTGTTCCATTGATGAATGGTGGTGGTTTATTTGAAACAGGTGCTGGTGGTTCGGCTCCGAAACACGTAGAACAATTCCTTCAAGAGGGTTACTTGCGTTGGGATTCATTGGGTGAATTCTTGGCGCTTGGTGCTTCTTTGGAACACTTGTCTCAAACACAGAATAATCCAAAAGCGCTTGTATTGGCGGAGACCTTGGATGAAGCAACAGAAAAATTCTTAGCGAACGATAAATCTCCGGCACGTCGAGTTGGTCAGATTGATAATCGCGGATCACATTTCTATTTGACACTATACTGGACTCAGGCTTTGGCGGCACAGACAAAAGATGCTGAATTGGCAGAGAAATTTGCAACTGTTGCAACGGTGTTGACAGATAATGAAGCGAAAATCAATGAAGAACTGATCGCTGCACAGGGGCATGCACAAAACATCGGCGGTTACTATTTCCCGAATGATGAATTAGCAGCTAAGGCAATGCGTCCATCTGAAACATTAAATAATGCAATTTCTAGCATTTAA
- a CDS encoding glycoside hydrolase family 43 protein — translation MIKTFLTSTALLLTATLFAQKNPVIKGNYADPEGIIYGNKYWIFPTYSAPYEEQIFFDAFSSSDLATWTKHSRILENSNVKWAKKAMWAPAVLENKGKYYLFFGANDVHQGEIGGIGVAVADKPEGPYSDLLGRPLINDIINGAQPIDQFIFKDKDGTFYMYYGGWKHCNMVKLKPDFTGLLPFDDGSFYKEITPKDYVEGPFMFIKDGKYYFMWSEGGWTGPDYKVAYAIADSPFGPFERIGTILERDPEVAVGAGHHSVIKVPNKDKYFIVYHRRPLGKDGANERVTCIEEMKFDKNGHIIPVKMTFTGVKYPLK, via the coding sequence ATGATTAAAACATTTTTAACATCAACAGCCTTACTTTTAACCGCGACACTTTTTGCCCAGAAGAACCCTGTCATCAAGGGAAACTATGCCGATCCTGAAGGTATTATCTATGGCAATAAATACTGGATATTCCCGACCTATTCGGCACCTTATGAAGAGCAGATATTCTTCGACGCGTTTTCATCTTCCGACTTGGCCACCTGGACAAAACACAGCCGCATCTTGGAAAACAGCAATGTCAAATGGGCGAAAAAAGCTATGTGGGCACCGGCGGTATTGGAAAACAAAGGCAAATATTACCTATTTTTCGGTGCCAATGATGTACATCAAGGCGAGATCGGAGGCATCGGGGTGGCTGTGGCCGACAAGCCAGAAGGTCCCTATAGTGACCTATTGGGCAGACCCTTAATCAACGATATTATCAATGGCGCTCAACCGATAGATCAGTTTATTTTTAAAGATAAAGACGGAACTTTCTATATGTACTACGGCGGTTGGAAGCATTGCAATATGGTGAAGCTCAAGCCAGATTTCACCGGCTTGCTCCCTTTTGATGATGGTAGCTTTTACAAAGAAATCACCCCTAAAGATTACGTTGAAGGACCATTTATGTTTATAAAAGATGGAAAATATTATTTCATGTGGTCGGAAGGCGGCTGGACAGGCCCCGACTACAAAGTCGCTTATGCCATCGCCGATTCGCCATTTGGGCCTTTTGAGCGCATCGGGACAATATTAGAACGAGATCCGGAAGTCGCTGTTGGCGCCGGACATCATTCAGTCATCAAAGTGCCCAACAAAGACAAGTATTTTATCGTCTACCACCGTAGACCGCTTGGCAAAGATGGAGCCAATGAGCGCGTCACCTGTATCGAGGAAATGAAATTTGACAAAAATGGACATATCATACCTGTTAAGATGACCTTTACAGGTGTAAAATATCCATTAAAATAG
- a CDS encoding DUF4377 domain-containing protein has protein sequence MKKLSTYSSLLLLLTLLFPCHSLLAQNSSFRVKVKSGLRQTPPYLVKYYNSKDWEKFNTEIRQFDYDPKFEYDIKILKRQNGSRPTYSLAKTITKSLSEETAVDTWEVGENYVNAQNLGKLKCLQIKSDKKNKWEYLAATIQGFDYQEGYRYRIRVKQTKQKNTDTIRYSLIEIVSKERTNELPSVAAFLARFKWNLLQLNGKDVTDSKASIGFDARNGTITGTTGCNNFWGNFTIKGDKISFIHLASTMRACNGQNIENDFFQIFEQKQIQFDIAEQTLNLYNDRKLVMIFGLERE, from the coding sequence ATGAAGAAGCTTTCCACATACAGTTCATTACTCCTTCTTTTAACACTCTTATTTCCTTGTCACAGCCTACTCGCGCAGAATTCTTCATTTCGTGTAAAAGTAAAATCAGGTCTTCGACAAACACCCCCCTATCTTGTCAAGTACTACAACAGCAAAGATTGGGAGAAATTCAATACCGAGATACGCCAATTTGATTATGATCCCAAATTTGAATATGACATCAAGATCCTCAAACGTCAAAACGGTTCGCGTCCAACATACAGCTTAGCCAAAACGATCACAAAATCATTATCGGAAGAGACGGCCGTGGACACATGGGAAGTTGGAGAAAACTATGTAAATGCTCAGAACCTTGGTAAATTGAAGTGTCTGCAGATAAAATCTGATAAAAAAAATAAATGGGAATACCTCGCTGCAACCATTCAGGGTTTCGATTACCAAGAGGGCTACCGTTACCGCATTCGGGTAAAACAAACGAAACAAAAAAATACAGACACCATCAGGTACAGCTTAATTGAAATTGTCTCAAAAGAACGTACAAATGAACTGCCCAGTGTGGCCGCATTTCTGGCTCGTTTTAAATGGAATTTACTTCAGTTAAATGGAAAGGATGTCACCGACAGCAAAGCAAGCATCGGGTTCGATGCCCGAAATGGCACGATTACCGGAACAACGGGATGCAACAATTTTTGGGGAAATTTCACTATTAAAGGGGACAAAATCAGCTTTATACACCTAGCAAGCACCATGCGTGCCTGCAATGGCCAAAATATCGAAAATGACTTTTTCCAAATTTTTGAACAAAAACAAATTCAATTTGACATAGCCGAGCAAACCTTAAATTTATACAACGACAGAAAACTAGTCATGATTTTTGGATTGGAGCGGGAATAA
- a CDS encoding alpha/beta hydrolase — protein sequence MINTRPIFSYSMHNFHQTDPIKSGLFCLAGIRQLLIAFTLFLCTLTNSYAAKVDTLSIQSPSMGKAIKTVVILPQNYSSKINYPVLYLLHGYSGNYSNWVKNSSVSALADQYGYMVVCPDGGFGSWYWDIANDKNYQYETFVSKELIDYVDQHYSTIKDRSGRAITGLSMGGHGALSLAIKHQDSYGAAGSTAGGVDFRPFPLNWEIKDRIGNYADVPQEWDDRVVMNMVPKLINNRLRLIIDCGKEDFFYTVNVALHDKLMYHNINHTFVTSEGGHNWEYWSRSIVYQMAFFKGYFDQTKKSEKKNG from the coding sequence ATGATAAACACTAGACCTATTTTCAGTTATTCGATGCATAATTTTCATCAAACCGATCCTATCAAAAGCGGCCTATTTTGTTTGGCCGGTATTAGACAGCTGTTAATTGCATTCACTTTATTTTTATGCACCCTCACGAACTCCTATGCTGCCAAAGTGGATACCCTGTCCATTCAGAGCCCGTCTATGGGTAAAGCAATTAAGACAGTCGTAATTCTTCCGCAAAATTACTCGAGCAAAATCAATTATCCCGTCCTTTACCTATTGCATGGATATTCTGGTAATTATAGCAATTGGGTTAAAAATTCAAGTGTAAGCGCATTGGCAGATCAGTATGGTTATATGGTGGTTTGTCCCGATGGCGGTTTTGGAAGCTGGTATTGGGACATCGCGAACGATAAAAACTACCAATATGAAACTTTTGTATCCAAAGAGCTGATCGATTATGTAGATCAGCATTATTCAACGATCAAAGATCGGAGCGGAAGGGCTATTACGGGTTTAAGTATGGGTGGGCATGGCGCGCTCTCGCTGGCCATAAAACATCAGGATAGCTATGGCGCTGCAGGAAGTACAGCCGGTGGGGTAGATTTTAGACCTTTCCCCCTAAATTGGGAAATTAAAGATCGCATAGGGAATTATGCTGATGTACCGCAAGAATGGGACGATCGTGTTGTTATGAATATGGTTCCCAAATTAATCAATAATAGACTTCGCTTAATCATCGATTGCGGTAAGGAAGATTTTTTCTACACGGTGAACGTTGCGCTGCATGATAAATTGATGTACCATAATATAAATCATACCTTTGTTACAAGTGAAGGTGGGCACAATTGGGAGTACTGGTCTCGGTCAATTGTTTATCAAATGGCTTTTTTTAAGGGATATTTTGATCAAACGAAGAAAAGTGAAAAGAAAAATGGATAA
- a CDS encoding TonB-dependent receptor codes for MFKPIKVVFCLSSILFCAQQAYSQQSKSISGFVRDSISGENIIGAVIRNDAEKKSTASNKYGFFSLSVRDGSKGIEVSSVGYRTKGFSVHLDKDSTYIIQLVPEENQLAEVTVTGNRRKSIKDLTPGLTQFSPKEIEKVPVLFGEKDILKTIQLFPGVTSGGEGSSNFYVRGGGGDQNLILLDEAPVYNSSHLFGFFSTFNSDAIKDVNFYKGGVPAQYGGKISSVMEITTLDGNNQHFNVEGGLGLIASRLKLEGPIQKGKSSFMISGRRTYADLFLKLSSDENIKKSALFFYDLNAKLNYRINDKNTLYLSGYFGKDAMAYHDLFDFNWGNATGTMRWNHVWSNRLFSNTTLIFSKFNYQVKIEDDNNFKIRSDIFNYNFKQDFQYNLSDRHNLKFGLQAALQEIRPASIEAGEDSKVNSLQIQHRKGADVAAYLTDDWSVTDRLKLNFGLRASAYAALGPGTFYTFDPAGEAVDSTYVGNGKLGKKYVYLEPRVSLNYAINDLTTVKASFNTNVQYLHQLSNTTSSLPTDQYVLSNNTIKPQLSNQYSLGYFRNFASNRYEFSVEGYYRDLKNQIDYRNGADLQANELLEGELLFGKGRAYGIEWFLKKRLGRFSGWLSYTLSKSERQFEQINDGAWFSARQDKTHNIAIVAQYQLNPKWNLSANFVYYTGDAVTMPAGKYFVDDRTIFYYDKRNGQRMPAYHRLDLAATYDIKRTKNSYSSLSFGLYNAYNRKNAYLIDFREKEGQSNVTEIYRIALFGAIPSITWNFKF; via the coding sequence ATGTTTAAACCTATAAAGGTTGTTTTTTGTCTTTCTTCCATTTTGTTCTGCGCGCAGCAAGCGTATAGTCAACAGTCTAAATCTATTTCGGGGTTTGTTAGGGACAGTATCAGCGGTGAGAATATTATTGGTGCCGTGATACGAAACGATGCGGAGAAAAAATCCACTGCGTCAAATAAATATGGTTTTTTTAGCTTGTCTGTCCGTGATGGCAGCAAAGGGATAGAAGTATCGTCGGTAGGCTATCGAACAAAAGGATTTTCTGTCCATTTGGATAAGGACTCCACTTATATTATTCAGTTGGTACCTGAGGAAAATCAGCTCGCCGAGGTGACGGTGACCGGAAATAGGCGCAAATCAATAAAGGATCTAACGCCTGGGCTTACGCAGTTTAGCCCCAAAGAAATCGAAAAAGTCCCTGTACTATTTGGAGAAAAGGATATTCTCAAGACCATACAGCTATTTCCAGGAGTAACCAGTGGTGGGGAAGGAAGCAGCAATTTTTATGTGCGTGGTGGTGGTGGCGACCAAAACCTGATTTTGCTGGATGAGGCTCCTGTCTATAACAGTTCCCATCTGTTCGGTTTTTTCTCGACCTTTAATTCCGATGCGATCAAAGACGTGAATTTCTACAAGGGTGGGGTTCCGGCTCAATATGGGGGTAAAATTTCGTCGGTTATGGAAATAACCACCTTAGATGGAAACAATCAGCATTTCAACGTAGAAGGTGGCTTGGGACTTATCGCCTCGCGTCTTAAATTGGAAGGACCTATTCAAAAAGGCAAGAGCTCATTTATGATCTCCGGCAGACGTACCTATGCCGATCTTTTCTTAAAGCTTTCAAGTGATGAGAATATTAAGAAGAGTGCGCTCTTTTTTTATGACCTCAATGCAAAGTTAAATTATCGTATCAATGATAAGAATACACTTTACTTGTCTGGATATTTCGGTAAGGATGCAATGGCTTATCATGATCTGTTTGATTTCAATTGGGGAAATGCGACTGGAACCATGCGTTGGAACCATGTCTGGAGCAATAGGTTGTTTAGCAATACAACGTTAATTTTTAGTAAATTCAATTATCAGGTTAAGATTGAGGATGATAATAACTTTAAGATCCGCTCAGATATCTTTAATTACAATTTTAAACAAGATTTTCAGTACAATCTTTCGGACCGTCACAATCTAAAATTTGGATTGCAGGCAGCCCTGCAGGAAATCCGACCGGCAAGTATCGAAGCGGGGGAAGATTCGAAGGTGAATTCATTGCAAATTCAACATCGTAAGGGTGCTGATGTTGCTGCATATCTAACCGATGACTGGTCTGTTACCGACCGTTTAAAATTAAACTTTGGACTGAGAGCATCCGCTTACGCAGCATTGGGACCGGGAACATTTTATACTTTCGATCCTGCTGGCGAGGCCGTGGATTCTACCTATGTAGGAAATGGCAAGTTGGGTAAAAAGTACGTCTATCTGGAGCCTCGCGTTTCCTTAAACTACGCGATCAATGATTTGACAACGGTAAAGGCTTCGTTTAATACCAATGTTCAGTATTTGCATCAACTGAGTAATACGACCAGCAGTCTTCCTACCGATCAATATGTATTGAGCAATAATACAATTAAGCCGCAGTTATCCAATCAGTATTCGCTGGGCTACTTTCGAAATTTTGCATCTAATAGGTACGAATTTTCAGTCGAAGGTTATTATCGGGACTTAAAGAACCAGATTGATTATAGGAATGGTGCCGATCTACAGGCAAATGAATTACTGGAAGGGGAATTGCTGTTTGGGAAAGGTAGGGCATACGGAATTGAATGGTTTCTAAAAAAGAGACTTGGGCGATTTAGCGGCTGGTTGAGTTATACTTTGTCCAAAAGTGAGCGGCAATTTGAACAAATCAATGATGGTGCGTGGTTTAGTGCACGGCAGGACAAAACCCATAATATAGCCATCGTAGCGCAGTATCAGTTAAATCCGAAGTGGAATTTGAGCGCCAATTTTGTCTACTATACAGGAGATGCTGTAACGATGCCCGCGGGGAAATATTTTGTTGACGATCGTACGATCTTCTATTACGATAAAAGAAATGGGCAGCGGATGCCTGCTTATCACCGCCTGGATTTGGCAGCAACTTATGATATTAAACGCACCAAGAATAGCTACTCGAGCTTGTCGTTTGGTCTCTATAATGCCTATAACCGAAAAAATGCGTATTTGATAGACTTTAGAGAAAAAGAAGGACAATCCAATGTCACCGAGATTTATCGGATAGCATTATTTGGGGCGATACCATCGATTACGTGGAATTTTAAATTTTAG